Proteins encoded by one window of Ralstonia sp. RRA:
- a CDS encoding EAL domain-containing protein, whose protein sequence is MNPALMTQRPRLGHTVVRANMAGAGAALTIAGFLLIVFQFIALHAALVRDVHVQARIIGANSVAALLFNDRRAAEETLGALGASPPLRAAGIFTALRKPLALYQHGEAAPVRAPDAAMLREENVSTLTTLEVVEPVESERRVIGYVVIRSSLIDLYMQLLGYAVLTVSVGIGAMGVAYLVCARMRRAVLQAEAHLDYLAHIDSVTELPNRHAFNERLQVSLKRAGQAGAVGLLLLDLDNFKVVNDTLGHNNGDRLLRQVARRLNEVIEQANLRAVLCRIGGDEFAIIAELSGRASITPSDAAELADGLAKRILAALAAPFALDLHQIYVTASVGVSLYPHDARDVQALTRNADTAMYYAKNRGKNAAASFTSEMDQQARRRLRVEADLRRALDREELLLAYQPQVRLQGLDTDGAMVPASHVHGVEALVRWRHPEIGVIGPGEFIAVAEETGLIVPLGLWVLRTACKQAARWMREDGVALRVSVNLSGRQARDPALVQNVLNVLAETGLPPHMLELEITESVLMEDIEANIALLEALHLAGISLSIDDFGTGYSSLAYLQRFPIQKLKIDRSFVQRMPGDGEAIAGAVIAMAHSLKMEVVAEGVEDAEQLALLRKAGCDLGQGYLFSRPLQAQPLMAWLQRRGSGNAGAPGDTPEGETEPSGALPSSLAG, encoded by the coding sequence ATGAACCCGGCCCTGATGACACAACGTCCCCGCCTGGGGCACACCGTGGTGCGGGCAAACATGGCCGGTGCCGGTGCAGCGCTGACCATCGCTGGCTTCCTGCTGATCGTGTTCCAGTTCATCGCCCTGCATGCGGCGCTGGTGCGCGACGTGCACGTGCAGGCGCGCATCATTGGCGCCAACAGTGTGGCGGCGCTGTTGTTCAACGATCGCCGTGCGGCCGAAGAAACGCTGGGCGCCCTGGGGGCATCCCCACCATTGCGCGCGGCCGGCATCTTCACGGCGCTACGCAAGCCGCTGGCGCTGTACCAGCATGGTGAGGCCGCCCCCGTGCGTGCGCCCGATGCCGCCATGCTGCGCGAAGAAAACGTCTCCACGCTGACCACGCTGGAGGTGGTGGAACCGGTGGAGTCCGAGCGCCGCGTGATCGGCTACGTGGTGATCCGCTCCAGCCTGATCGACCTGTACATGCAGTTGCTGGGCTACGCCGTGCTGACGGTGTCGGTGGGCATTGGCGCCATGGGCGTCGCCTATCTGGTGTGTGCCCGCATGCGCCGCGCGGTGTTGCAGGCCGAAGCCCACCTGGACTATCTCGCCCACATCGACTCGGTGACGGAGCTGCCGAACCGGCACGCCTTCAACGAACGACTGCAGGTTTCGCTCAAGCGTGCAGGACAGGCGGGGGCGGTTGGCCTGTTGCTGCTGGATCTCGACAACTTCAAGGTGGTCAACGACACGCTGGGCCACAACAATGGCGACCGCCTGCTGCGCCAGGTGGCGCGCCGCCTGAACGAGGTGATTGAGCAGGCCAACCTGCGCGCCGTGCTGTGCCGCATTGGGGGAGACGAGTTCGCCATCATTGCCGAACTGTCCGGCCGCGCATCGATTACCCCTTCGGACGCTGCCGAGCTTGCCGATGGCCTGGCCAAGCGCATTCTCGCGGCGCTGGCGGCGCCGTTTGCGCTGGATCTGCACCAGATCTACGTCACGGCCAGCGTGGGCGTGAGCCTGTATCCGCATGACGCTCGTGATGTGCAGGCCCTCACGCGCAATGCCGATACGGCGATGTACTACGCCAAGAACCGCGGCAAGAATGCTGCCGCAAGCTTCACATCCGAGATGGACCAACAAGCCCGTCGCCGCCTGCGCGTGGAGGCCGACCTGCGCCGCGCACTCGACCGCGAAGAGTTGCTGCTGGCGTATCAGCCGCAGGTGCGCCTGCAAGGCCTCGACACGGATGGTGCAATGGTGCCCGCCTCGCACGTGCACGGCGTGGAAGCCCTGGTGCGCTGGCGCCATCCGGAGATTGGCGTGATTGGCCCCGGCGAGTTCATCGCCGTGGCGGAAGAAACCGGCCTGATCGTGCCGCTGGGCTTGTGGGTGCTGCGCACCGCGTGCAAGCAGGCCGCGCGCTGGATGCGTGAAGACGGTGTCGCACTGCGCGTGTCGGTCAATCTCTCTGGACGGCAGGCGCGCGATCCGGCCCTCGTGCAGAACGTGCTCAACGTGCTGGCCGAGACGGGCCTACCGCCGCACATGCTGGAGTTGGAGATTACCGAAAGCGTGCTGATGGAAGACATCGAAGCCAACATCGCGTTGCTTGAGGCACTGCACCTGGCGGGCATCAGCCTGTCGATCGACGATTTCGGCACGGGGTATTCGTCGCTGGCGTATCTGCAGCGCTTCCCGATCCAGAAGCTCAAGATTGACCGCAGCTTTGTGCAGCGCATGCCGGGCGACGGCGAGGCCATTGCCGGCGCGGTCATCGCCATGGCGCACAGCCTGAAGATGGAAGTGGTGGCTGAAGGGGTGGAAGACGCCGAGCAACTCGCGCTGCTGCGCAAGGCCGGTTGCGACTTGGGGCAGGGCTACCTGTTCTCGCGCCCACTGCAGGCCCAGCCGTTGATGGCGTGGCTCCAGCGGCGGGGCAGTGGCAATGCCGGCGCACCGGGCGATACGCCGGAGGGCGAAACCGAGCCTTCGGGCGCGTTGCCCTCGTCGCTTGCGGGGTGA
- a CDS encoding YfiR family protein, giving the protein MNALRAYLRRATIQRLRRLCAALAVVLTTVAWMRATYAQMQASEVQIKAAFIYNFALFTTWPTDAMLADAPMVLCVAAEPPLQAALEQLTGKPVRGHRLEIRKINDGAVGGCHVLVLDARSAAGVRLNPATPVLTVGDGRNSALVPMIALALQDKRVVFDIDAGAARQAGLQLSSQLLRLARSVQ; this is encoded by the coding sequence ATGAACGCACTGCGCGCCTACCTCCGTCGTGCCACGATCCAGCGCCTGCGCCGGCTGTGCGCGGCGTTGGCCGTGGTGTTGACAACGGTGGCGTGGATGCGGGCCACCTATGCGCAGATGCAGGCCAGCGAAGTCCAGATCAAGGCGGCCTTCATCTACAACTTTGCACTGTTCACCACCTGGCCGACTGACGCGATGCTGGCAGACGCCCCCATGGTGCTGTGCGTGGCCGCCGAGCCCCCTCTGCAAGCGGCCTTGGAACAATTGACAGGAAAACCCGTGCGCGGACACCGGCTGGAAATCCGAAAGATCAACGATGGCGCCGTGGGCGGCTGCCATGTGCTGGTGCTTGATGCACGATCGGCTGCCGGCGTCCGCCTGAACCCGGCCACCCCCGTGCTCACGGTGGGCGATGGCCGTAATAGTGCGCTGGTGCCGATGATTGCACTGGCGCTGCAGGACAAGCGGGTCGTATTCGACATCGATGCCGGGGCGGCGCGGCAAGCCGGCCTGCAACTCAGCTCGCAGTTGCTGCGCCTGGCAAGGAGCGTGCAATGA
- a CDS encoding TonB-dependent receptor, which produces MFALAFLLTPAIVYAGTDVSDLTALPIEQLMQVQVVTGASKYAEAANEAPANVQVITADDIKTYGWRTLADILASLPGLYTNYDCSYASLGARGFLRPGDYDTRFLLLIDGYRTNDSVFDEAAVGTDAMLDVDLIERIEYVPGAGSAAYGSNALFGVINIITKRGRDIGGVQVSGATGSANAREGRVTWGNRAENGAEWLLSASVSDAPGRDLYFPQFNRPGVSDGIARGMDFDRSKRLFARGSFGEFGLTFGYADRTKGTPTAPYDQFFNDQRSRSIDTRQMLDGTWQHALDDTTDVSARLYWGRYVSQGHYIYDYPPVTENRDWYDSAWYGAELKLVTRRFDQHTLAIGTELQRDYRDAMRNFDVTPYFSYLDDHRNNTRVGVYVQDQFAINQNWVLDTGLRYDHTTFSPGIFSPRVGLIWHAAPTTTVKAIYGMAYRAPNDYELNYQTVAPGGQQVNTGLVAERIRTYEAVLEQQVSAGGKATLSVFQNNVSNLISQSEDPNTGLLVFSNVSRVRTRGAELGYQQNWPGGTRLRASYSFQHSEDGITGQTLSDSPCRMLKLNASMPLWRSDWRAGLEAQYISNRLTTSGSVGGYWIANLTLLATRLAPNLEMSASLYNLFDRRYADPVGPEVVMPAIQQDGRTFRLKLTYTFR; this is translated from the coding sequence ATGTTTGCGCTGGCATTTCTGCTGACACCAGCCATCGTCTATGCGGGAACCGACGTGAGCGATCTGACCGCGCTGCCCATCGAGCAGTTGATGCAAGTGCAGGTGGTGACCGGTGCGTCCAAGTACGCAGAAGCGGCCAATGAAGCACCCGCCAACGTGCAGGTCATCACGGCCGATGACATCAAGACCTACGGCTGGCGCACGCTGGCCGACATCCTGGCCAGCCTGCCAGGGCTCTACACCAACTACGACTGCAGCTACGCCTCGCTTGGCGCACGCGGCTTCCTGCGCCCGGGCGACTACGACACGCGCTTCCTGCTGCTGATCGATGGCTACCGTACCAATGATTCCGTCTTCGACGAGGCTGCGGTGGGCACCGATGCGATGCTCGATGTGGACCTGATCGAGCGCATCGAATACGTGCCCGGCGCAGGCTCTGCCGCATATGGCTCGAATGCGCTGTTTGGCGTGATCAACATCATCACCAAGCGCGGGAGGGACATCGGCGGCGTGCAGGTCAGCGGCGCCACCGGCAGTGCCAACGCACGCGAAGGCCGCGTCACCTGGGGTAACCGGGCAGAAAACGGCGCCGAATGGCTGCTCTCGGCCAGCGTGAGCGACGCGCCCGGCCGTGACCTGTACTTCCCGCAGTTCAACCGGCCCGGCGTGAGCGACGGCATTGCGCGCGGCATGGATTTCGACCGCAGCAAGCGCCTGTTCGCCAGGGGCAGCTTTGGTGAATTCGGACTGACCTTCGGCTATGCGGACCGCACCAAGGGCACGCCCACCGCACCGTACGACCAATTCTTCAACGACCAGCGCTCGCGCAGCATCGACACGCGCCAGATGCTGGACGGCACGTGGCAGCACGCGCTGGACGACACCACCGATGTGTCGGCGCGGCTGTACTGGGGCCGCTACGTATCGCAGGGCCATTACATCTACGACTATCCGCCGGTAACCGAGAACCGGGACTGGTACGACTCCGCCTGGTATGGCGCGGAACTCAAGCTCGTCACGCGCCGCTTCGATCAGCACACGCTTGCCATCGGCACCGAATTGCAGCGTGACTACCGCGACGCGATGCGCAACTTCGATGTCACGCCGTACTTCAGCTACCTGGACGACCATCGCAACAACACTCGCGTTGGCGTCTACGTGCAGGACCAGTTCGCCATCAACCAGAACTGGGTGCTCGACACCGGCCTGCGCTACGACCACACCACCTTTTCACCGGGCATCTTCAGCCCGCGTGTAGGCCTGATCTGGCACGCCGCCCCCACCACAACCGTCAAGGCGATCTACGGGATGGCCTACCGCGCGCCCAACGATTACGAGCTGAACTACCAGACCGTGGCCCCCGGTGGCCAGCAGGTCAACACGGGCCTGGTCGCCGAGCGCATCCGGACGTATGAAGCCGTGCTGGAGCAGCAGGTCAGCGCCGGCGGCAAGGCCACGCTGTCGGTGTTTCAGAACAACGTCTCCAACCTGATCAGCCAGAGCGAAGACCCCAACACTGGGCTGCTGGTCTTCAGCAACGTGTCGCGTGTGCGCACGCGCGGCGCAGAACTCGGCTACCAGCAGAACTGGCCTGGCGGCACCCGCCTGCGTGCGAGCTACAGCTTCCAGCATTCAGAAGACGGCATCACCGGCCAGACGCTGAGCGATTCCCCGTGCCGCATGCTCAAGCTCAACGCCAGCATGCCGCTGTGGCGTAGCGACTGGCGGGCGGGGCTCGAGGCGCAGTACATCAGCAACCGCTTGACGACATCGGGCAGCGTGGGTGGCTACTGGATCGCCAACCTGACGTTGCTGGCGACGCGGCTGGCGCCCAATCTGGAGATGTCGGCCAGTCTCTACAACCTGTTCGACCGGCGCTATGCCGATCCGGTCGGGCCAGAGGTGGTGATGCCTGCCATCCAGCAGGACGGCCGCACGTTTCGCCTGAAGCTCACCTACACCTTCCGATGA
- a CDS encoding F0F1 ATP synthase subunit epsilon, translating into MPVLKVDVVTAEERLYEGAAKFVVIPGTEGELGILPGHERLLTRLRPGTVRVTLENDEEVILFVAGGFVDVQPEQVIVLADTAVRARDLDEAKAQQARKAAEELMQNSHSKIDYARAQAELAEAVAQLAAIERLRKRRR; encoded by the coding sequence ATGCCGGTGCTGAAGGTCGATGTCGTAACGGCAGAAGAGCGGTTGTACGAAGGCGCAGCCAAGTTCGTGGTCATTCCCGGCACCGAGGGCGAACTGGGCATCCTGCCCGGCCACGAGCGCCTGCTCACGCGCCTGCGCCCCGGCACCGTGCGCGTCACGCTGGAGAACGACGAGGAGGTCATCCTGTTCGTGGCGGGCGGCTTTGTTGACGTGCAGCCCGAACAGGTGATCGTGCTGGCCGACACCGCCGTACGTGCGCGTGATCTGGACGAGGCCAAAGCCCAGCAGGCACGCAAGGCCGCCGAAGAACTCATGCAGAACAGCCACAGCAAGATCGACTACGCCCGCGCCCAGGCGGAACTGGCCGAAGCCGTGGCCCAACTGGCCGCCATCGAGCGCCTGCGCAAGCGCCGCCGCTGA
- a CDS encoding LysR substrate-binding domain-containing protein, with protein MLGDLLMSFFEVARQGSVTGAAKRLRLSQPTVTGRIRQLEEMYGVELFHRRGSRLDLSDLGVSLMPIVERLAQQEGDVDFLLRNAGDLRTGNLRVGATGPYYILPSVAAFRARYPTIEITIEFGNSQQMLEALSEVRIDLAVSSHAVDDERLHRITLADDTMVLVVPLDSPLARRPHVTLDDVAGCQLLMREQGSVTRRVTEDALAAAGIEPASMSIIGSREAIYEAISLGLGCSIVPAREAPRRPDVRVLPFAANAPVIHEYLYFLKERRDSRLVRSFLDCLDKHHPKKNADAFIAKVMAMDTTTTR; from the coding sequence ATGCTGGGCGATCTGTTGATGTCGTTCTTCGAGGTGGCCCGCCAGGGCAGCGTGACGGGCGCGGCCAAGCGCCTGCGCCTGTCGCAGCCCACCGTGACCGGACGCATCCGCCAACTGGAAGAGATGTACGGCGTGGAGCTGTTCCACCGCCGTGGCAGCCGGCTGGACCTGTCTGACCTAGGCGTGAGTCTCATGCCGATTGTCGAGCGCCTTGCCCAGCAGGAAGGCGACGTCGATTTTCTCCTGCGCAATGCGGGCGACCTACGCACCGGCAATCTGCGTGTGGGCGCCACCGGCCCTTACTACATCCTGCCCAGCGTGGCCGCCTTCCGCGCCCGCTACCCGACCATCGAGATCACCATCGAATTCGGCAACTCGCAGCAGATGCTCGAAGCGCTGTCCGAAGTCCGCATCGACCTGGCCGTTTCGTCGCATGCGGTGGATGACGAACGCCTGCATCGCATCACCCTGGCTGACGACACGATGGTGCTGGTGGTGCCGCTGGATAGCCCGCTGGCGCGCCGCCCGCATGTGACGCTGGACGACGTTGCAGGCTGCCAGCTGCTGATGCGCGAGCAAGGCTCCGTCACCCGCCGCGTGACCGAAGACGCCCTGGCCGCCGCCGGCATCGAGCCGGCCAGCATGAGCATCATCGGCAGCCGCGAGGCCATCTATGAGGCGATCAGCCTGGGGTTGGGCTGCAGCATCGTGCCCGCACGTGAGGCACCGCGCCGGCCCGACGTGCGTGTGCTGCCATTTGCCGCCAATGCGCCGGTCATCCACGAATACCTGTATTTCCTGAAGGAGCGCAGGGATTCTCGGCTGGTGCGCAGCTTCCTGGATTGTCTGGACAAACACCACCCGAAGAAAAACGCCGATGCGTTCATCGCCAAAGTTATGGCGATGGACACAACCACGACGCGTTGA
- a CDS encoding HAD family phosphatase has translation MQSLALFDLDHTLLPIDSEYEWGRFLVAQGAVDREAFEQANDRWMREYREGTLDFARHARFSLGLLAQHPRTRLDAWRATFMREVIQPAMLPRARKLVDTHLHVGDLCCIVTATHRYLTEPIAAAFNVPHLLAVEGETVGNQADSDFTGNLVGTPSFGAGKIVRVNEWLAQRGQRMADFSRTVFYSDSRNDLPLLEAVSHPIAISPDATLRGVAEARGWPVIELFAA, from the coding sequence ATGCAATCGCTTGCCCTGTTCGACCTGGACCACACCCTGCTGCCCATCGACAGCGAATATGAATGGGGCCGCTTCCTGGTTGCCCAGGGCGCAGTCGATCGCGAGGCCTTTGAGCAAGCCAACGATCGCTGGATGCGCGAGTACCGCGAGGGCACGCTCGACTTCGCACGCCATGCACGCTTCTCGCTCGGGCTGCTGGCGCAGCATCCGCGCACCCGGCTCGATGCCTGGCGCGCCACCTTCATGCGCGAAGTCATCCAACCTGCCATGCTGCCGCGCGCCAGGAAACTGGTGGACACGCACCTGCACGTAGGCGACCTCTGCTGCATCGTCACTGCCACGCACCGCTACCTGACCGAGCCGATTGCCGCCGCCTTCAATGTGCCGCACCTGCTGGCTGTGGAAGGCGAGACGGTTGGCAACCAGGCTGACAGCGATTTCACGGGCAACCTGGTCGGCACCCCAAGCTTTGGCGCCGGCAAGATCGTGCGCGTGAATGAATGGCTTGCGCAGCGCGGCCAACGCATGGCGGACTTCTCCCGCACGGTGTTCTACAGCGATTCACGCAACGATCTGCCGCTGCTGGAAGCCGTCTCCCATCCCATTGCCATCAGCCCCGATGCCACCTTGCGCGGCGTGGCCGAAGCACGTGGCTGGCCGGTGATCGAACTCTTCGCCGCTTAA
- a CDS encoding reprolysin-like metallopeptidase, whose product MPNHLNMYVVDSVVGGGIGWGSKNTALVAADKMHGQTPSSRDRLVQTFAHEIGHFLGLWHPATANAEGDNVVVPIPNGPSESHALQDYWSRRMLMYCYTGLITTYGPLAATTRQLGRQSNVGNGWDVGGKMLCCQVVPKIVSSYPHSEIVTARAIALQNRVISSTNTQASWNPFEQKTDQGMFA is encoded by the coding sequence GTGCCCAACCACCTCAACATGTACGTGGTGGACTCCGTGGTGGGTGGCGGTATCGGCTGGGGCAGCAAGAACACCGCACTGGTGGCAGCCGACAAGATGCATGGTCAAACGCCATCCTCCCGAGACAGGTTGGTGCAGACCTTTGCGCACGAGATCGGGCACTTCCTGGGCTTATGGCACCCAGCCACCGCCAACGCCGAGGGCGACAACGTGGTGGTGCCGATCCCGAACGGGCCCAGTGAATCGCACGCGTTGCAAGACTACTGGTCCCGCCGCATGCTGATGTATTGCTACACGGGTCTGATCACCACCTACGGCCCACTTGCGGCCACCACGCGGCAGCTTGGCCGGCAGTCCAACGTGGGCAACGGCTGGGATGTGGGCGGCAAGATGCTGTGCTGTCAGGTGGTGCCGAAGATCGTGTCTTCATACCCCCACTCCGAGATCGTGACAGCGCGGGCGATTGCGCTGCAGAACAGAGTCATTTCATCCACCAATACCCAAGCCTCATGGAACCCATTCGAACAAAAAACCGATCAGGGCATGTTTGCCTGA
- the tssI gene encoding type VI secretion system tip protein TssI/VgrG, producing the protein MPEILGQPALVFARLSGIENVNDLFCYTLELKTPDARNLLHGPAVELNMEAMQGKELTVEIELDGNGTGLDGSIGRGTRQITGIVTEVRGPLCVENAILYRLTLRPWLWLASLNKNYRIFQQKNVVEIVESVLSEYIFPIENRLIGAVGPQYPVREYQVQYGESDYQFVRRLLAEWGISFFFEHSDCHHRLVLTDGNGAFRNTASPAYHTIKWYPSSDRIDEEHLYEFEVVDRLVAGRWTHTDYDHGKPRADLAISTSAPRKTSHAEQEIYDWPGDYAQPKTGNDPWDEGDMLARIRMEAVRQHGVRVRGKGNVRALIPGCSFNLARFVKRDANREYVVHATRLLIEDIGERTGTEQRWHCEVDFEAQPSNALLRPERVAKPYIHGTLMARVVGPDNQEIWCDDIGRVKVQFPWDREGQNNENSSCYLRTTEFASGDSFGAQFVPRIGQEVTIGFVGGDPDRPYIVGPVNNRLNLPPWSLPSQHALSGYASKEHYAEGRNHLLFDDTQGQQQVQLASDHEHSLLALGHNVRVPNAVGRKDKRGEGFELRTDGRGSIRAQGLLITTEARRKAEGHVLSMQETIRRLEQALAEARNVLEASVAALAQTSEQKDVAQAIAEQNASILGSSEAMGELSTPMMVLASPAGIASTTPKTTHLHSGDHTALTTGQHLSMSAGASIVGSAVQGVSLCGHNADVRLVARKGKVAVEAQGNAMEVVAQQALRIASTEGRVEITAAKEIVFNVGGTYYRMTPDGIESGTSGGWSVYAGSRTLTGPKTSSIAMPSFGQGYSGHYKLHWAGTDQIAPYQPYRITRADGSVFEGVTNARGETGLRLAEFSETLKIEIL; encoded by the coding sequence ATGCCAGAAATTCTTGGGCAACCTGCACTGGTGTTTGCAAGGCTGTCGGGCATTGAAAACGTCAATGACCTGTTCTGCTACACGTTGGAGCTCAAGACACCGGACGCACGCAATCTGCTCCATGGCCCTGCAGTTGAGCTGAATATGGAGGCCATGCAGGGCAAAGAGTTGACGGTCGAAATCGAGCTGGATGGAAATGGCACGGGCCTTGACGGCAGCATTGGCCGTGGCACCCGCCAGATCACCGGCATCGTCACGGAAGTGCGCGGCCCGCTCTGCGTGGAAAATGCCATTCTGTACCGGCTCACATTGCGGCCTTGGTTGTGGCTCGCGTCATTGAACAAAAACTATCGGATCTTTCAACAAAAAAACGTCGTTGAAATTGTTGAAAGCGTACTGTCCGAATACATCTTCCCAATAGAAAATCGTCTGATTGGCGCAGTCGGGCCACAGTATCCCGTGCGGGAATACCAAGTCCAGTACGGCGAATCAGATTATCAATTTGTCCGCCGCCTGCTTGCCGAATGGGGCATATCGTTCTTCTTCGAGCACTCCGATTGCCATCATCGTCTGGTGCTGACGGATGGCAATGGGGCGTTCCGCAATACCGCCTCACCGGCTTATCACACCATTAAGTGGTACCCCTCTTCGGATCGGATAGACGAAGAACATCTCTACGAGTTCGAAGTGGTTGACCGTTTGGTTGCTGGCCGGTGGACGCACACGGACTATGACCACGGTAAGCCTCGGGCGGATTTGGCCATTTCCACATCTGCCCCACGCAAGACCAGTCACGCAGAGCAGGAAATCTACGATTGGCCCGGCGACTACGCTCAGCCGAAAACCGGCAATGACCCTTGGGACGAAGGTGACATGCTGGCCCGCATCCGTATGGAGGCTGTGCGCCAGCACGGTGTGCGTGTGCGCGGTAAAGGCAACGTGCGCGCGCTCATTCCCGGATGCAGCTTCAACCTGGCGCGCTTTGTGAAGCGCGATGCCAACCGAGAGTATGTCGTCCATGCAACCCGCCTGTTGATCGAAGATATTGGTGAACGCACAGGCACCGAGCAACGCTGGCACTGCGAGGTGGACTTCGAGGCCCAGCCCAGCAATGCGTTGCTGCGGCCCGAGCGCGTGGCGAAGCCTTACATCCACGGTACGTTGATGGCGCGTGTGGTTGGCCCTGACAACCAGGAGATCTGGTGTGACGACATCGGCCGGGTCAAGGTGCAATTTCCCTGGGACCGCGAGGGGCAGAACAACGAAAACAGCTCCTGCTATCTGCGCACCACAGAGTTCGCGTCAGGCGACAGCTTTGGCGCGCAGTTCGTGCCGCGCATTGGCCAGGAGGTCACGATCGGCTTTGTGGGGGGTGACCCGGATCGCCCCTATATCGTTGGCCCGGTCAACAACCGGCTCAACCTACCGCCATGGTCTTTGCCAAGCCAGCATGCACTCTCGGGGTATGCCAGCAAGGAGCACTACGCCGAAGGGCGCAACCACCTGCTGTTTGACGACACGCAAGGTCAGCAACAGGTTCAGCTTGCATCAGATCATGAGCACAGTTTGCTGGCACTCGGGCACAACGTTCGCGTTCCCAATGCTGTGGGTCGTAAAGACAAGCGCGGTGAAGGATTTGAGTTGCGCACAGACGGCAGAGGTTCGATTCGTGCCCAAGGCCTGTTGATTACCACCGAAGCGCGCCGCAAGGCTGAAGGCCATGTCTTGTCGATGCAAGAGACGATACGCCGGCTGGAGCAGGCATTGGCCGAAGCCAGAAACGTTTTGGAAGCCAGCGTTGCCGCGCTGGCGCAAACGAGCGAGCAGAAGGACGTGGCCCAAGCGATTGCCGAGCAGAACGCCAGCATTCTGGGCAGCAGCGAGGCAATGGGTGAACTATCGACCCCGATGATGGTGCTGGCCAGCCCAGCAGGCATTGCCAGCACCACACCCAAGACCACGCACCTGCATAGCGGCGATCACACAGCATTGACCACGGGGCAACACTTATCGATGTCGGCCGGGGCCAGCATTGTGGGCAGCGCTGTGCAGGGCGTCTCGCTGTGTGGTCACAACGCAGACGTAAGACTAGTTGCCCGCAAAGGCAAGGTTGCGGTGGAGGCACAGGGCAACGCAATGGAGGTGGTTGCGCAGCAGGCGCTGCGCATCGCCAGCACAGAAGGCCGCGTAGAAATTACAGCCGCAAAAGAGATCGTCTTCAACGTGGGCGGCACGTACTACCGCATGACGCCTGACGGCATTGAAAGTGGCACCAGCGGCGGTTGGTCCGTATACGCCGGCAGCCGAACGCTCACCGGCCCCAAGACAAGCAGCATCGCCATGCCCAGTTTTGGTCAAGGGTACTCGGGCCACTACAAGTTGCACTGGGCTGGCACAGACCAGATCGCCCCATACCAGCCATACCGCATTACGCGGGCTGACGGCAGCGTGTTCGAAGGCGTCACCAACGCCCGAGGCGAAACGGGCCTGCGGCTGGCTGAATTTAGCGAAACCCTCAAGATTGAAATTCTGTAA